In a single window of the Megalobrama amblycephala isolate DHTTF-2021 linkage group LG3, ASM1881202v1, whole genome shotgun sequence genome:
- the si:ch211-210p4.6 gene encoding malignant fibrous histiocytoma-amplified sequence 1 has protein sequence MPSLNGNQNGNKEDDFSGKKLKALPTELLQRGGDAVKVDLQRNRLKQITGISQLTNLKELNLTRNEISDFPAEIRGLHQLEKLYMNQNLIKTIPENVFPSLEKLQFLKLSTNRLEKLPGDLNRCQDLTYLNLSNNCLKNLDPIVSLSHLKELYVERNQLTELPGLLFQNSSLTLFKANGNPLRKPPGEVCAGGLRDIQSYFSMLEANAKNVCTVKTMFLGTSMAGKSTLCRSLKEGCPVRVEEADRTVGIDISEVDWDGIRFFFWDFAGQEEYYITHHVFITAQAFVILAINLSSYNMDDQSFKDNVSFWIKNLQLKVPDSVVLLVGTHVDQCKDETEVNEKKKHINERVKAMLEMHTTNLELRRKNLEDDPSLNYEQIKQIERLTEYKLKVLDFVPIDCTKKGDIDILLTRIKKDVSNKDIFPNIEQTLPKCYYEVENDIQDLLTTDDIPEHGIVSQDVLLWKLKKRHVTLDDDKLKLILQYLHRIGVIMWYKEIPELAGSVFVKPSFLISLFKTIVRHDLVQELNKITPIQLKSENALGIERKRWISDYKDRASLSNVAIRILVQTELQKDYSDTDEELIKEVVGSKTKEGSLLSLLKHFDVCLSTKHNNPLNPEANEFNPKKNWVASNPLVYEPDACLFPSYLSDNKQVEQKWESDNTEDLNIHVYFLPEIPYGFFHRLVIRTCSLYSPYWIGKDQCMLCSGNKRFLLKEGHDEDQFIEIRCKESDLETSEDIQKAWRVIREIMRRLNTLTEQWQGLYQEVISPCKAQGCDEFFKWNDWKEWLEDSGANKFNVGIEDKQTCRNGHQRRTELLFPKTPDA, from the exons ATGCCTTCTTTAAATG GAAATCAAAACGGCAATAAAGAAGATGACTTTTCTGGAAAGAAACTCAAAGCACTTCCCACTGAGCTACTCCAGAGAGGTGGAGATGCAGTCAAGGTAGATCTACAGCGTAACAGACTCAAACAAATCACTGGTATCTCGCAACTGACAAACCTGAAAGAGCTCAACCTGACCAGGAATGAGATCAGTGATTTCCCAGCGGAGATTAGAGGGTTACACCAACTGGAGAAACTTTATATGAATCAGAACCTTATCAAAACCATTCCAGAAAATGTCTTTCCATCCTTGGAGAAACTTCAGTTCCTAAAGTTGAGCACCAATCGGCTTGAAAAGCTACCTGGGGATTTGAACAGGTGCCAAGATCTCACCTACCTGAACCTGTCCAACAACTGCCTGAAGAATTTGGATCCTATTGTGAGTCTTTCACACCTTAAAGAACTTTATGTCGAGAGGAACCAGTTGACTGAGCTACCAGGCCTTCTCTTTCAAAACAGTAGTTTAACTCTGTTCAAAGCTAATGGCAACCCTCTTAGAAAGCCCCCTGGGGAGGTCTGTGCTGGGGGATTGAGAGATATCCAGAGTTACTTTTCAATGCTTGAGGCAAACGCCAAAAATGTCTGCACTGTGAAGACCATGTTTCTGGGGACCTCCATGGCAGGGAAATCCACTCTGTGCCGCAGTCTGAAGGAGGGTTGCCCTGTACGAGTGGAAGAGGCAGATCGTACAGTAGGGATCGATATCAGTGAAGTTGACTGGGATGGCATCCGTTTTTTCTTTTGGGACTTTGCTGGACAAGAGGAATACTACATCACCCATCATGTATTTATAACAGCTCAAGCTTTTGTTATACTTGCCATCAACCTTTCCAG ttacaACATGGATGACCAGAGTTTCAAAGATAATGTGAGCTTCTGGATCAAAAATCTACAACTTAAGGTACCAGACTCAGTGGTCCTGCTTGTGGGCACTCATGTTGACCAGTGCAAAGATGAGACTGAGgtgaatgaaaagaaaaaacacatcAATGAGCGGGTGAAGGCTATGCTTGAAATGCATACAACTAATTTAGAGCTCCGGAGGAAGAACCTTGAGGATGACCCCTCTTTGAACTATGAACAGATAAAACAGATCGAAAGACTCACTGAGTACAAACTAAAG GTCCTTGACTTTGTACCTATAGATTGCACTAAAAAGGGGGACATTGACATACTACTTACTCGCATCAAAAAGGACGTTTCGAACAAAGACATATTCCCCAACATAGAACAGACATTACCTAAATGCTACTATGAGGTGGAGAATGATATCCAAGACCTTCTGACGACAGATGACATTCCAGAGCATg GAATTGTGAGTCAAGATGTGCTCTTGTGGAAACtgaagaaaagacacgttacaCTGGACGATGACAAACTGAAGTTaattcttcagtatcttcaccGAATAGGTGTCATTATGTGGTACAAGGAAATCCCAGAGTTGGCGGGTTCTGTATTTGTAAAACCGTCATTCCTCATCTCACTGTTCAAG ACTATTGTGAGACATGACCTAGTCCAGGAGCTGAACAAGATTACCCCTATACAGCTGAAGTCAGAAAATGCACTTGGAATAGAGAGGAAAAGGTGGATCAGTGACTATAAAGACAGAGCATCCTTAAGCAATGTGGCTATTAGGATTCTGGTGCAGACTGAGCTCCAGAAGGATTACAGCGATACTGATGAAGAGCTAATTAAGGAGGTTGTTGGGTCCAAAACGAAGGAGGGGAGTCTCCTTTCACTACTAAAACACTTTGATGTATGTTTGTCAACCAAACATAACAATCCTCTCAATCCAGAAGCCAACGAATTCAATCCAAAGAAAAACTGGGTGGCCTCAAATCCATTAGTGTATGAGCCAGATGCTTGTCTTTTCCCAAGTTACCTGTCAGACAACAAGCAGGTAGAGCAGAAGTGGGAATCGGACAATACAGAGGACCTCAACATCCATGTGTACTTCCTACCTGAGATACCATATGGTTTCTTCCACAG GCTTGTCATCAGGACATGCTCCTTATACTCTCCATACTGGATAGGAAAAGACCAGTGTATGCTTTGCAGTGGCAACAAACGCTTTCTGCTCAAAGAAGGCCACGATGAAGACCAGTTCATTGAGATCCGCTGCAAAGAGAGTGACC TTGAAACCTCAGAAGACATCCAGAAAGCATGGAGAGTGATAAGGGAGATTATGAGACGACTGAACACACTGACAGAGCAGTGGCAAGGGCTGTACCAGGAAGTCATCAGTCCCTGCAAGGCCCAGGGGTGTGATGAATTCTTTAAATGGAATGACTGGAAAGAATGGTTAGAAGATTCAGGAGCAAACAAATTTAATGT AGGAATAGAGGACAAACAAACTTGCCGTAATGGTCACCAACGAAGGACGGAGTTGCTGTTCCCtaaaa CTCCTGATGCCTAG
- the ascl1b gene encoding achaete-scute homolog 1b, with protein sequence MDATVIATTQISQNSFYQPLSETLVPHAKQDRECKVLKRQRSSSPELLRCKRRLTFNGLGYTIPQQQPMAVARRNERERNRVKQVNMGFQTLRQHVPNGAANKKMSKVETLRSAVEYIRALQQLLDEHDAVSAVLQCGIPSPSVSNAYSAGPESPHSAYSSDEGSYEPLSSEEQELLDFTTWFDRYESGASLTTKDWC encoded by the exons ATGGACGCAACTGTCATCGCTACGACGCAAATTAGTCAAAACTCGTTTTATCAGCCGTTATCGGAGACCCTCGTGCCTCATGCGAAGCAGGACAGGGAGTGTAAAGTGCTGAAGAGACAGCGCTCGAGCAGCCCAGAGCTACTCAGGTGCAAGAGGAGACTGACCTTCAACGGACTCGGCTATACAATCCCTCAGCAGCAGCCCATGGCGGTGGCCAGACGTAACGAACGCGAAAGAAACCGTGTCAAGCAGGTGAACATGGGCTTCCAGACGCTTCGCCAGCATGTGCCGAACGGAGCGGCGAACAAGAAGATGAGCAAAGTGGAGACGCTGCGCTCGGCAGTGGAGTACATCCGAGCGCTTCAGCAGCTGCTGGACGAGCACGACGCCGTGTCTGCCGTGTTGCAGTGCGGCATCCCGTCTCCTTCGGTCTCCAACGCGTACTCGGCGGGCCCGGAGTCTCCTCATTCAGCTTACTCCTCTGATGAAGGCAGCTACGAGCCTCTCAGCTCTGAGGAGCAAGAGCTGCTGGACTTCACCACATGGTTCGACAGATATGAATCAG GTGCTTCACTGACTACTAAAGATTGGTGCTGA